The Henckelia pumila isolate YLH828 unplaced genomic scaffold, ASM3356847v2 CTG_461:::fragment_3, whole genome shotgun sequence genome window below encodes:
- the LOC140871680 gene encoding cytochrome P450 714C2-like: MEKILLIPTCVLLILVAVFTRIFISLVIRPRRIREILKRQGIDGPPARILLGNVPEIKRSREEAENAPPNHPNPPVIHNAAAVFPFFDQWKKQYGRLFRFALGNMQVIYVTDPDLVKEITTCTSLDLGRPAYQQREFGPLLGQGVLSSNGPGWARQRKIMAPELYMDKVKGMIDIITESSLGLVNSWKQKFECGGEIIEIKVDEDTKRFSGDIISKACFGSSYAQGQEIFLKLGDLQEIMSKKTLSMGIPGLRYLPTKTNRKMWRLEKEICSLILKIVRERQEAGREKDLLQILVEGAKASDLSPKALDQFIVDNCRNIYLAGFETSAVAASWCLMLLASNPEWQTRAREEVLEVCQGQIPDVLMLRKMKLLNMVIQETMRLYPPGPTLAREALKDMKIGNILVPKGVNLWTMVATLHTDTTLWGPDALEFKPQRFENGISGACKNPNSYVPFGFGQRVCIGQHLAMLELKMLFALILSNFSFTLSPKYVHSPTMTIIIEPKHGVYLLAKKL, from the exons ATGGAGAAGATTTTGTTGATACCCACTTGCGTGCTTCTGATTCTGGTGGCTGTTTTCACTCGGATCTTCATTTCCCTGGTGATCAGACCTCGCCGAATCCGCGAGATACTGAAGCGGCAAGGGATCGATGGCCCCCCCGCCAGAATCCTGCTGGGAAACGTCCCCGAGATCAAGAGATCTCGAGAAGAAGCCGAGAATGCGCCGCCGAATCACCCCAATCCCCCCGTCATCCACAACGCCGCCGCCGTCTTCCCCTTCTTCGACCAGTGGAAAAAGCAGTACG GTCGATTGTTCAGGTTCGCTCTTGGTAATATGCAAGTAATTTACGTGACCGATCCGGATCTAGTGAAGGAGATTACTACATGTACGTCACTGGACTTGGGCCGGCCTGCTTACCAGCAGCGCGAGTTTGGGCCTTTGCTCGGGCAAGGTGTGTTGTCGTCTAATGGGCCTGGTTGGGCCCGCCAGAGGAAAATTATGGCTCCTGAATTGTACATGGACAAAGTCAAG GGAATGATCGACATCATCACCGAATCATCCTTAGGGCTGGTGAATTCGTGGAAGCAGAAGTTCGAGTGCGGAGGAGAAATTATTGAGATCAAAGTTGATGAAGACACCAAAAGATTTTCAGGAGACATTATATCCAAAGCCTGTTTCGGCAGTAGTTACGCGCAGGGTCAAGAGATTTTCTTGAAGCTGGGGGATCTCCAAGAAATTATGTCCAAAAAGACACTATCTATGGGCATTCCTGGTCTAAG ATATTTGCCAACTAAAACCAATAGGAAAATGTGGAGACTAGAGAAAGAAATATGCTCATTGATCTTGAAGATAGTGAGAGAGAGACAAGAAGCTGGACGTGAGAAGGATTTGTTGCAAATTCTTGTTGAAGGTGCAAAAGCCAGTGATTTGAGCCCAAAGGCATTGGATCAATTCATAGTTGACAACTGCAGAAACATCTACTTAGCCGGATTCGAGACATCTGCCGTGGCTGCATCATGGTGTCTCATGTTGTTGGCATCGAACCCTGAATGGCAAACACGAGCCAGAGAAGAAGTTTTAGAAGTTTGCCAAGGTCAAATCCCCGATGTGCTAATGCTTCGGAAGATGAAACTA TTGAACATGGTGATTCAAGAAACTATGCGCCTTTACCCTCCCGGTCCTACCTTGGCAAGGGAAGCTTTGAAAGATATGAAAATTGGCAACATTTTGGTGCCCAAAGGCGTAAACTTGTGGACCATGGTGGCGACGTTGCACACCGATACTACGTTGTGGGGACCGGATGCTTTAGAGTTCAAACCACAAAGGTTCGAAAATGGGATCTCGGGTGCTTGCAAGAATCCTAACTCGTATGTGCCATTTGGGTTCGGGCAACGAGTGTGCATCGGCCAGCATCTAGCCATGCTCGAGCTCAAGATGTTGTTTGCTCTTATCTTGTCAAATTTTTCTTTCACCCTATCTCCCAAGTATGTCCATTCACCTACTATGACAATCATCATTGAGCCAAAACATGGAGTATATCTCTTAGCCAAGAAGCTGTAA